The Salmo salar chromosome ssa06, Ssal_v3.1, whole genome shotgun sequence genome window below encodes:
- the LOC106606347 gene encoding NLR family CARD domain-containing protein 3 isoform X2 yields the protein MSLSVENEEGSSPSNSEDTEEEASSSGMSLSGNEEVMSPKICFPAEQDTFSDLKRFKTDRPVSPAPSGISMKSDWSMGLPIFFKEGELSTEQSTSEKNDTSMDNQPKVPTDDDKVYPTEVQQKMKSYLKNRAYSLFEGIEDAGKTTPLNNIYTELYITQGGSGEVNYEHEVRQIETTCRFPVEQETSIQLNKIFKPIPGQDKPIRTVLTKGVAGIGKTVSVLKFMLDWAEGKANQDIQIIFPLPFRDLNLMRDTNQSLIELLHHSFIETKESEFSENEKVVFVFDGLDECRLPLDFQNNKICCDVTESTSVDVLLTNLIKGNLLPCANIWITTRPVAANQIPPECVDQVTEVRGFNDLQKEEYFRKGIGEEDLASRIISHIKTSRSLHIMCHIPVFCWISATVLERLLVEAESREIPKNLTQMYAHLMIFQSKLRSQKYPVVHANDSHWDKEMILALGKLAFQQLEKGHLIFYEEDLRECGIDIKDASVYSGVCTQIFREESGLYQMKVYCFVHLSIQEFLAALYVFLMFTNNNVNLMAKEKSLRNKSSLYEDAVDMALQFENGHLDLFLRFLLGLSLQSNQHLLQGLLTPTGSRSQSNKKTVKYIKEKIRKKLPLKRCINLFHCLNELNDHSLVEEIQSYLRSGSLSKSTLSSQQWSALVFMVLTSEKLDVFDLKKYIRSDAALLKLLPVVRSSRTALLNECKLTNKSCEAIASVLKSNSCCLRVLDMSGNKLQDSGVKLLSAGLGDPHCKLEKLKLAGCSITEEGCTYLASALRSNPSHLKELDLSGNTPGDSGVKLLSSVQEDPLYTLETLRLND from the exons atgagtctctctgtggAGAATGAAGAGGGAAGCAGCCCTAGTAACTCTGAAGACACTGAAGAGGAAGCCAGTTCTTCTGGAATGAGTTTATCAGGGAATGAGGAAGTGATGTCCCCTAAAATATGTTTTCCTGCTGAACAGGACACTTTCAGTGACCTTAAAAG GTtcaagacagacagaccagtctcACCAGCACCTAGTGGTAtctccatgaagagtgactggtctatggGACTTCCTATTTTCTTCAAGGAGGGAGAACTTTCCACTGAACAAAG TACCTCTGAGAAGAATGACACATCAATGGATAACCAACCCAAAGTCCCTACTGATGATGATAAAGT GTACCCAACAGAAGTCCAGCAGAAAATGAAATCCTACTTGAAGAATAGGGCATATTCTTTATTTGAGGGCATTGAAGATGCAGGAAAAACGACACCTCTTAACaacatctacacagagctctacatcacacaaGGTGGAAGTGGAGAGGTTAATTATGAACATGaggtgagacagattgagacaacatgCAGGTTTCCAGTAGAACAAGAGACATCAATCCAACTCAATAAAATCTTCAAACCAATACCTGGACAAGACAAGCCTATCAGAAcagtgctgacaaagggagttgctggcattggaaaaacagtgtCTGTGCTGAAGTTCatgttggactgggctgaaggaaaagcaaatcaagACATCCAGATCATCTTTCCACTTCCTTTTCGGGATCTGAACTTGATGAGAGATACAAATCAAAGTCTGATAGAACTACTTCATCACTCCTTCATAGAAACAAAAGAATCAGAATTCTCAGAAAACGAAaaggttgtttttgtttttgatggtctggatgaatgTCGCCTTCCTCTGGACTTCCAGAATAATAAgatctgctgtgatgtcacagagtcGACTTCAGTGGATGTGCTGCTGACAAACCTCATCAAAGGGAATCTGCTTCCCTGTGCTAATATCTGGATAACCACCCGACCTGTAGCAGCCAATCAGATCCCCCCtgagtgtgttgaccaggtgacagaggtacgagggttcaatgacctaCAGAAGGAGGAATACTTCAGGAAGGGAATCGGTGaggaggacctggccagcagaatcatctcacacataaagacatcaaggagcctccacatcatgtgccacattccagtgtTCTGTTGGATTTCAGCCACTGTGCTAGAGAGACTATTGGTTGAAGCAGAGAGTCGAGAGATCCCCAAGAATCTAACTCAAATGTACGCTCATCTCATGATCTTCCAGTCAAAACTGAGGAGTCAGAAGTATCCTGTAGTGCATGCCAACGATTCTCACTGGGATAAAGAGATGATTCTGGCACTGGGAAagctggcttttcaacagctagaAAAAGGCCATCTGATATTCTATGAGGAAGACCTGAGAGAGTGTGGCATTGACATCAAGGATGCGTCTGTGTACTCTGGAGTGTGCACTCAGATCTTCAGAGAAGAGTCTGGGCTTTACCAGATGAAGGTGTACTGCTTTGTACATCTGAGTatccaggagtttctggctgcacTATATGTGTTCCTCATGTTCACTAACAACAACGTCAATCTGATGGCTAAAGAGAAATCCCTCCGGAACAAAAGCAGTCTATATGAAGATGCAGTGGACATGGCCTTGCAGTTTGAAAATGGCCAtctggaccttttcctccgcttccttctagGCCTTTCACTGCAGTCCAATCAGCATCTCCTACAAGGCCTACTGACACCAACAGGAAGCCGATCACAAAGCAACAAgaaaacagtcaagtacatcaaggagaagatcaggaaGAAACTCCCTCTGAAGaggtgcatcaatctgttccactgtctgaatgaactgaatgatcattctctagtggaggaaatccaaagctacctgagatcaggaagtctctcaaaaTCTACACTCTCATCTcaacagtggtcagctctggtcttcatggtgctgacCTCAGagaagctggatgtgtttgacctgaagaaatataTCAGATCAGATGCGGCTCTTCTCAAACTTCTCCCAGTTGTCAGATCCTCTAGAACAGCCCT GCTGAACGAATGTAAACTCACCAACAAAAGCTGTGAGGCAATAGCTTCTGTTCTCAAATCAAATTCATGCTGCCTGAGAGTGCTGGACATGAGTGGCAATAAACttcaggattcaggagtgaagctgctctctgctggactgggggatccacactgtaaactggagaaaTTGAA
- the LOC106606347 gene encoding NACHT, LRR and PYD domains-containing protein 12 isoform X1, which translates to MSLSVENEEGSSPSNSEDTEEEASSSGMSLSGNEEVMSPKICFPAEQDTFSDLKRFKTDRPVSPAPSGISMKSDWSMGLPIFFKEGELSTEQSSTSEKNDTSMDNQPKVPTDDDKVYPTEVQQKMKSYLKNRAYSLFEGIEDAGKTTPLNNIYTELYITQGGSGEVNYEHEVRQIETTCRFPVEQETSIQLNKIFKPIPGQDKPIRTVLTKGVAGIGKTVSVLKFMLDWAEGKANQDIQIIFPLPFRDLNLMRDTNQSLIELLHHSFIETKESEFSENEKVVFVFDGLDECRLPLDFQNNKICCDVTESTSVDVLLTNLIKGNLLPCANIWITTRPVAANQIPPECVDQVTEVRGFNDLQKEEYFRKGIGEEDLASRIISHIKTSRSLHIMCHIPVFCWISATVLERLLVEAESREIPKNLTQMYAHLMIFQSKLRSQKYPVVHANDSHWDKEMILALGKLAFQQLEKGHLIFYEEDLRECGIDIKDASVYSGVCTQIFREESGLYQMKVYCFVHLSIQEFLAALYVFLMFTNNNVNLMAKEKSLRNKSSLYEDAVDMALQFENGHLDLFLRFLLGLSLQSNQHLLQGLLTPTGSRSQSNKKTVKYIKEKIRKKLPLKRCINLFHCLNELNDHSLVEEIQSYLRSGSLSKSTLSSQQWSALVFMVLTSEKLDVFDLKKYIRSDAALLKLLPVVRSSRTALLNECKLTNKSCEAIASVLKSNSCCLRVLDMSGNKLQDSGVKLLSAGLGDPHCKLEKLKLAGCSITEEGCTYLASALRSNPSHLKELDLSGNTPGDSGVKLLSSVQEDPLYTLETLRLND; encoded by the exons atgagtctctctgtggAGAATGAAGAGGGAAGCAGCCCTAGTAACTCTGAAGACACTGAAGAGGAAGCCAGTTCTTCTGGAATGAGTTTATCAGGGAATGAGGAAGTGATGTCCCCTAAAATATGTTTTCCTGCTGAACAGGACACTTTCAGTGACCTTAAAAG GTtcaagacagacagaccagtctcACCAGCACCTAGTGGTAtctccatgaagagtgactggtctatggGACTTCCTATTTTCTTCAAGGAGGGAGAACTTTCCACTGAACAAAG CAGTACCTCTGAGAAGAATGACACATCAATGGATAACCAACCCAAAGTCCCTACTGATGATGATAAAGT GTACCCAACAGAAGTCCAGCAGAAAATGAAATCCTACTTGAAGAATAGGGCATATTCTTTATTTGAGGGCATTGAAGATGCAGGAAAAACGACACCTCTTAACaacatctacacagagctctacatcacacaaGGTGGAAGTGGAGAGGTTAATTATGAACATGaggtgagacagattgagacaacatgCAGGTTTCCAGTAGAACAAGAGACATCAATCCAACTCAATAAAATCTTCAAACCAATACCTGGACAAGACAAGCCTATCAGAAcagtgctgacaaagggagttgctggcattggaaaaacagtgtCTGTGCTGAAGTTCatgttggactgggctgaaggaaaagcaaatcaagACATCCAGATCATCTTTCCACTTCCTTTTCGGGATCTGAACTTGATGAGAGATACAAATCAAAGTCTGATAGAACTACTTCATCACTCCTTCATAGAAACAAAAGAATCAGAATTCTCAGAAAACGAAaaggttgtttttgtttttgatggtctggatgaatgTCGCCTTCCTCTGGACTTCCAGAATAATAAgatctgctgtgatgtcacagagtcGACTTCAGTGGATGTGCTGCTGACAAACCTCATCAAAGGGAATCTGCTTCCCTGTGCTAATATCTGGATAACCACCCGACCTGTAGCAGCCAATCAGATCCCCCCtgagtgtgttgaccaggtgacagaggtacgagggttcaatgacctaCAGAAGGAGGAATACTTCAGGAAGGGAATCGGTGaggaggacctggccagcagaatcatctcacacataaagacatcaaggagcctccacatcatgtgccacattccagtgtTCTGTTGGATTTCAGCCACTGTGCTAGAGAGACTATTGGTTGAAGCAGAGAGTCGAGAGATCCCCAAGAATCTAACTCAAATGTACGCTCATCTCATGATCTTCCAGTCAAAACTGAGGAGTCAGAAGTATCCTGTAGTGCATGCCAACGATTCTCACTGGGATAAAGAGATGATTCTGGCACTGGGAAagctggcttttcaacagctagaAAAAGGCCATCTGATATTCTATGAGGAAGACCTGAGAGAGTGTGGCATTGACATCAAGGATGCGTCTGTGTACTCTGGAGTGTGCACTCAGATCTTCAGAGAAGAGTCTGGGCTTTACCAGATGAAGGTGTACTGCTTTGTACATCTGAGTatccaggagtttctggctgcacTATATGTGTTCCTCATGTTCACTAACAACAACGTCAATCTGATGGCTAAAGAGAAATCCCTCCGGAACAAAAGCAGTCTATATGAAGATGCAGTGGACATGGCCTTGCAGTTTGAAAATGGCCAtctggaccttttcctccgcttccttctagGCCTTTCACTGCAGTCCAATCAGCATCTCCTACAAGGCCTACTGACACCAACAGGAAGCCGATCACAAAGCAACAAgaaaacagtcaagtacatcaaggagaagatcaggaaGAAACTCCCTCTGAAGaggtgcatcaatctgttccactgtctgaatgaactgaatgatcattctctagtggaggaaatccaaagctacctgagatcaggaagtctctcaaaaTCTACACTCTCATCTcaacagtggtcagctctggtcttcatggtgctgacCTCAGagaagctggatgtgtttgacctgaagaaatataTCAGATCAGATGCGGCTCTTCTCAAACTTCTCCCAGTTGTCAGATCCTCTAGAACAGCCCT GCTGAACGAATGTAAACTCACCAACAAAAGCTGTGAGGCAATAGCTTCTGTTCTCAAATCAAATTCATGCTGCCTGAGAGTGCTGGACATGAGTGGCAATAAACttcaggattcaggagtgaagctgctctctgctggactgggggatccacactgtaaactggagaaaTTGAA
- the LOC106606347 gene encoding NACHT, LRR and PYD domains-containing protein 12 isoform X4: MKSDWSMGLPIFFKEGELSTEQSTSEKNDTSMDNQPKVPTDDDKVYPTEVQQKMKSYLKNRAYSLFEGIEDAGKTTPLNNIYTELYITQGGSGEVNYEHEVRQIETTCRFPVEQETSIQLNKIFKPIPGQDKPIRTVLTKGVAGIGKTVSVLKFMLDWAEGKANQDIQIIFPLPFRDLNLMRDTNQSLIELLHHSFIETKESEFSENEKVVFVFDGLDECRLPLDFQNNKICCDVTESTSVDVLLTNLIKGNLLPCANIWITTRPVAANQIPPECVDQVTEVRGFNDLQKEEYFRKGIGEEDLASRIISHIKTSRSLHIMCHIPVFCWISATVLERLLVEAESREIPKNLTQMYAHLMIFQSKLRSQKYPVVHANDSHWDKEMILALGKLAFQQLEKGHLIFYEEDLRECGIDIKDASVYSGVCTQIFREESGLYQMKVYCFVHLSIQEFLAALYVFLMFTNNNVNLMAKEKSLRNKSSLYEDAVDMALQFENGHLDLFLRFLLGLSLQSNQHLLQGLLTPTGSRSQSNKKTVKYIKEKIRKKLPLKRCINLFHCLNELNDHSLVEEIQSYLRSGSLSKSTLSSQQWSALVFMVLTSEKLDVFDLKKYIRSDAALLKLLPVVRSSRTALLNECKLTNKSCEAIASVLKSNSCCLRVLDMSGNKLQDSGVKLLSAGLGDPHCKLEKLKLAGCSITEEGCTYLASALRSNPSHLKELDLSGNTPGDSGVKLLSSVQEDPLYTLETLRLND; encoded by the exons atgaagagtgactggtctatggGACTTCCTATTTTCTTCAAGGAGGGAGAACTTTCCACTGAACAAAG TACCTCTGAGAAGAATGACACATCAATGGATAACCAACCCAAAGTCCCTACTGATGATGATAAAGT GTACCCAACAGAAGTCCAGCAGAAAATGAAATCCTACTTGAAGAATAGGGCATATTCTTTATTTGAGGGCATTGAAGATGCAGGAAAAACGACACCTCTTAACaacatctacacagagctctacatcacacaaGGTGGAAGTGGAGAGGTTAATTATGAACATGaggtgagacagattgagacaacatgCAGGTTTCCAGTAGAACAAGAGACATCAATCCAACTCAATAAAATCTTCAAACCAATACCTGGACAAGACAAGCCTATCAGAAcagtgctgacaaagggagttgctggcattggaaaaacagtgtCTGTGCTGAAGTTCatgttggactgggctgaaggaaaagcaaatcaagACATCCAGATCATCTTTCCACTTCCTTTTCGGGATCTGAACTTGATGAGAGATACAAATCAAAGTCTGATAGAACTACTTCATCACTCCTTCATAGAAACAAAAGAATCAGAATTCTCAGAAAACGAAaaggttgtttttgtttttgatggtctggatgaatgTCGCCTTCCTCTGGACTTCCAGAATAATAAgatctgctgtgatgtcacagagtcGACTTCAGTGGATGTGCTGCTGACAAACCTCATCAAAGGGAATCTGCTTCCCTGTGCTAATATCTGGATAACCACCCGACCTGTAGCAGCCAATCAGATCCCCCCtgagtgtgttgaccaggtgacagaggtacgagggttcaatgacctaCAGAAGGAGGAATACTTCAGGAAGGGAATCGGTGaggaggacctggccagcagaatcatctcacacataaagacatcaaggagcctccacatcatgtgccacattccagtgtTCTGTTGGATTTCAGCCACTGTGCTAGAGAGACTATTGGTTGAAGCAGAGAGTCGAGAGATCCCCAAGAATCTAACTCAAATGTACGCTCATCTCATGATCTTCCAGTCAAAACTGAGGAGTCAGAAGTATCCTGTAGTGCATGCCAACGATTCTCACTGGGATAAAGAGATGATTCTGGCACTGGGAAagctggcttttcaacagctagaAAAAGGCCATCTGATATTCTATGAGGAAGACCTGAGAGAGTGTGGCATTGACATCAAGGATGCGTCTGTGTACTCTGGAGTGTGCACTCAGATCTTCAGAGAAGAGTCTGGGCTTTACCAGATGAAGGTGTACTGCTTTGTACATCTGAGTatccaggagtttctggctgcacTATATGTGTTCCTCATGTTCACTAACAACAACGTCAATCTGATGGCTAAAGAGAAATCCCTCCGGAACAAAAGCAGTCTATATGAAGATGCAGTGGACATGGCCTTGCAGTTTGAAAATGGCCAtctggaccttttcctccgcttccttctagGCCTTTCACTGCAGTCCAATCAGCATCTCCTACAAGGCCTACTGACACCAACAGGAAGCCGATCACAAAGCAACAAgaaaacagtcaagtacatcaaggagaagatcaggaaGAAACTCCCTCTGAAGaggtgcatcaatctgttccactgtctgaatgaactgaatgatcattctctagtggaggaaatccaaagctacctgagatcaggaagtctctcaaaaTCTACACTCTCATCTcaacagtggtcagctctggtcttcatggtgctgacCTCAGagaagctggatgtgtttgacctgaagaaatataTCAGATCAGATGCGGCTCTTCTCAAACTTCTCCCAGTTGTCAGATCCTCTAGAACAGCCCT GCTGAACGAATGTAAACTCACCAACAAAAGCTGTGAGGCAATAGCTTCTGTTCTCAAATCAAATTCATGCTGCCTGAGAGTGCTGGACATGAGTGGCAATAAACttcaggattcaggagtgaagctgctctctgctggactgggggatccacactgtaaactggagaaaTTGAA
- the LOC106606347 gene encoding NACHT, LRR and PYD domains-containing protein 12 isoform X3 encodes MKSDWSMGLPIFFKEGELSTEQSSTSEKNDTSMDNQPKVPTDDDKVYPTEVQQKMKSYLKNRAYSLFEGIEDAGKTTPLNNIYTELYITQGGSGEVNYEHEVRQIETTCRFPVEQETSIQLNKIFKPIPGQDKPIRTVLTKGVAGIGKTVSVLKFMLDWAEGKANQDIQIIFPLPFRDLNLMRDTNQSLIELLHHSFIETKESEFSENEKVVFVFDGLDECRLPLDFQNNKICCDVTESTSVDVLLTNLIKGNLLPCANIWITTRPVAANQIPPECVDQVTEVRGFNDLQKEEYFRKGIGEEDLASRIISHIKTSRSLHIMCHIPVFCWISATVLERLLVEAESREIPKNLTQMYAHLMIFQSKLRSQKYPVVHANDSHWDKEMILALGKLAFQQLEKGHLIFYEEDLRECGIDIKDASVYSGVCTQIFREESGLYQMKVYCFVHLSIQEFLAALYVFLMFTNNNVNLMAKEKSLRNKSSLYEDAVDMALQFENGHLDLFLRFLLGLSLQSNQHLLQGLLTPTGSRSQSNKKTVKYIKEKIRKKLPLKRCINLFHCLNELNDHSLVEEIQSYLRSGSLSKSTLSSQQWSALVFMVLTSEKLDVFDLKKYIRSDAALLKLLPVVRSSRTALLNECKLTNKSCEAIASVLKSNSCCLRVLDMSGNKLQDSGVKLLSAGLGDPHCKLEKLKLAGCSITEEGCTYLASALRSNPSHLKELDLSGNTPGDSGVKLLSSVQEDPLYTLETLRLND; translated from the exons atgaagagtgactggtctatggGACTTCCTATTTTCTTCAAGGAGGGAGAACTTTCCACTGAACAAAG CAGTACCTCTGAGAAGAATGACACATCAATGGATAACCAACCCAAAGTCCCTACTGATGATGATAAAGT GTACCCAACAGAAGTCCAGCAGAAAATGAAATCCTACTTGAAGAATAGGGCATATTCTTTATTTGAGGGCATTGAAGATGCAGGAAAAACGACACCTCTTAACaacatctacacagagctctacatcacacaaGGTGGAAGTGGAGAGGTTAATTATGAACATGaggtgagacagattgagacaacatgCAGGTTTCCAGTAGAACAAGAGACATCAATCCAACTCAATAAAATCTTCAAACCAATACCTGGACAAGACAAGCCTATCAGAAcagtgctgacaaagggagttgctggcattggaaaaacagtgtCTGTGCTGAAGTTCatgttggactgggctgaaggaaaagcaaatcaagACATCCAGATCATCTTTCCACTTCCTTTTCGGGATCTGAACTTGATGAGAGATACAAATCAAAGTCTGATAGAACTACTTCATCACTCCTTCATAGAAACAAAAGAATCAGAATTCTCAGAAAACGAAaaggttgtttttgtttttgatggtctggatgaatgTCGCCTTCCTCTGGACTTCCAGAATAATAAgatctgctgtgatgtcacagagtcGACTTCAGTGGATGTGCTGCTGACAAACCTCATCAAAGGGAATCTGCTTCCCTGTGCTAATATCTGGATAACCACCCGACCTGTAGCAGCCAATCAGATCCCCCCtgagtgtgttgaccaggtgacagaggtacgagggttcaatgacctaCAGAAGGAGGAATACTTCAGGAAGGGAATCGGTGaggaggacctggccagcagaatcatctcacacataaagacatcaaggagcctccacatcatgtgccacattccagtgtTCTGTTGGATTTCAGCCACTGTGCTAGAGAGACTATTGGTTGAAGCAGAGAGTCGAGAGATCCCCAAGAATCTAACTCAAATGTACGCTCATCTCATGATCTTCCAGTCAAAACTGAGGAGTCAGAAGTATCCTGTAGTGCATGCCAACGATTCTCACTGGGATAAAGAGATGATTCTGGCACTGGGAAagctggcttttcaacagctagaAAAAGGCCATCTGATATTCTATGAGGAAGACCTGAGAGAGTGTGGCATTGACATCAAGGATGCGTCTGTGTACTCTGGAGTGTGCACTCAGATCTTCAGAGAAGAGTCTGGGCTTTACCAGATGAAGGTGTACTGCTTTGTACATCTGAGTatccaggagtttctggctgcacTATATGTGTTCCTCATGTTCACTAACAACAACGTCAATCTGATGGCTAAAGAGAAATCCCTCCGGAACAAAAGCAGTCTATATGAAGATGCAGTGGACATGGCCTTGCAGTTTGAAAATGGCCAtctggaccttttcctccgcttccttctagGCCTTTCACTGCAGTCCAATCAGCATCTCCTACAAGGCCTACTGACACCAACAGGAAGCCGATCACAAAGCAACAAgaaaacagtcaagtacatcaaggagaagatcaggaaGAAACTCCCTCTGAAGaggtgcatcaatctgttccactgtctgaatgaactgaatgatcattctctagtggaggaaatccaaagctacctgagatcaggaagtctctcaaaaTCTACACTCTCATCTcaacagtggtcagctctggtcttcatggtgctgacCTCAGagaagctggatgtgtttgacctgaagaaatataTCAGATCAGATGCGGCTCTTCTCAAACTTCTCCCAGTTGTCAGATCCTCTAGAACAGCCCT GCTGAACGAATGTAAACTCACCAACAAAAGCTGTGAGGCAATAGCTTCTGTTCTCAAATCAAATTCATGCTGCCTGAGAGTGCTGGACATGAGTGGCAATAAACttcaggattcaggagtgaagctgctctctgctggactgggggatccacactgtaaactggagaaaTTGAA
- the LOC106606347 gene encoding NLR family CARD domain-containing protein 3 isoform X5, which produces MDNQPKVPTDDDKVYPTEVQQKMKSYLKNRAYSLFEGIEDAGKTTPLNNIYTELYITQGGSGEVNYEHEVRQIETTCRFPVEQETSIQLNKIFKPIPGQDKPIRTVLTKGVAGIGKTVSVLKFMLDWAEGKANQDIQIIFPLPFRDLNLMRDTNQSLIELLHHSFIETKESEFSENEKVVFVFDGLDECRLPLDFQNNKICCDVTESTSVDVLLTNLIKGNLLPCANIWITTRPVAANQIPPECVDQVTEVRGFNDLQKEEYFRKGIGEEDLASRIISHIKTSRSLHIMCHIPVFCWISATVLERLLVEAESREIPKNLTQMYAHLMIFQSKLRSQKYPVVHANDSHWDKEMILALGKLAFQQLEKGHLIFYEEDLRECGIDIKDASVYSGVCTQIFREESGLYQMKVYCFVHLSIQEFLAALYVFLMFTNNNVNLMAKEKSLRNKSSLYEDAVDMALQFENGHLDLFLRFLLGLSLQSNQHLLQGLLTPTGSRSQSNKKTVKYIKEKIRKKLPLKRCINLFHCLNELNDHSLVEEIQSYLRSGSLSKSTLSSQQWSALVFMVLTSEKLDVFDLKKYIRSDAALLKLLPVVRSSRTALLNECKLTNKSCEAIASVLKSNSCCLRVLDMSGNKLQDSGVKLLSAGLGDPHCKLEKLKLAGCSITEEGCTYLASALRSNPSHLKELDLSGNTPGDSGVKLLSSVQEDPLYTLETLRLND; this is translated from the exons ATGGATAACCAACCCAAAGTCCCTACTGATGATGATAAAGT GTACCCAACAGAAGTCCAGCAGAAAATGAAATCCTACTTGAAGAATAGGGCATATTCTTTATTTGAGGGCATTGAAGATGCAGGAAAAACGACACCTCTTAACaacatctacacagagctctacatcacacaaGGTGGAAGTGGAGAGGTTAATTATGAACATGaggtgagacagattgagacaacatgCAGGTTTCCAGTAGAACAAGAGACATCAATCCAACTCAATAAAATCTTCAAACCAATACCTGGACAAGACAAGCCTATCAGAAcagtgctgacaaagggagttgctggcattggaaaaacagtgtCTGTGCTGAAGTTCatgttggactgggctgaaggaaaagcaaatcaagACATCCAGATCATCTTTCCACTTCCTTTTCGGGATCTGAACTTGATGAGAGATACAAATCAAAGTCTGATAGAACTACTTCATCACTCCTTCATAGAAACAAAAGAATCAGAATTCTCAGAAAACGAAaaggttgtttttgtttttgatggtctggatgaatgTCGCCTTCCTCTGGACTTCCAGAATAATAAgatctgctgtgatgtcacagagtcGACTTCAGTGGATGTGCTGCTGACAAACCTCATCAAAGGGAATCTGCTTCCCTGTGCTAATATCTGGATAACCACCCGACCTGTAGCAGCCAATCAGATCCCCCCtgagtgtgttgaccaggtgacagaggtacgagggttcaatgacctaCAGAAGGAGGAATACTTCAGGAAGGGAATCGGTGaggaggacctggccagcagaatcatctcacacataaagacatcaaggagcctccacatcatgtgccacattccagtgtTCTGTTGGATTTCAGCCACTGTGCTAGAGAGACTATTGGTTGAAGCAGAGAGTCGAGAGATCCCCAAGAATCTAACTCAAATGTACGCTCATCTCATGATCTTCCAGTCAAAACTGAGGAGTCAGAAGTATCCTGTAGTGCATGCCAACGATTCTCACTGGGATAAAGAGATGATTCTGGCACTGGGAAagctggcttttcaacagctagaAAAAGGCCATCTGATATTCTATGAGGAAGACCTGAGAGAGTGTGGCATTGACATCAAGGATGCGTCTGTGTACTCTGGAGTGTGCACTCAGATCTTCAGAGAAGAGTCTGGGCTTTACCAGATGAAGGTGTACTGCTTTGTACATCTGAGTatccaggagtttctggctgcacTATATGTGTTCCTCATGTTCACTAACAACAACGTCAATCTGATGGCTAAAGAGAAATCCCTCCGGAACAAAAGCAGTCTATATGAAGATGCAGTGGACATGGCCTTGCAGTTTGAAAATGGCCAtctggaccttttcctccgcttccttctagGCCTTTCACTGCAGTCCAATCAGCATCTCCTACAAGGCCTACTGACACCAACAGGAAGCCGATCACAAAGCAACAAgaaaacagtcaagtacatcaaggagaagatcaggaaGAAACTCCCTCTGAAGaggtgcatcaatctgttccactgtctgaatgaactgaatgatcattctctagtggaggaaatccaaagctacctgagatcaggaagtctctcaaaaTCTACACTCTCATCTcaacagtggtcagctctggtcttcatggtgctgacCTCAGagaagctggatgtgtttgacctgaagaaatataTCAGATCAGATGCGGCTCTTCTCAAACTTCTCCCAGTTGTCAGATCCTCTAGAACAGCCCT GCTGAACGAATGTAAACTCACCAACAAAAGCTGTGAGGCAATAGCTTCTGTTCTCAAATCAAATTCATGCTGCCTGAGAGTGCTGGACATGAGTGGCAATAAACttcaggattcaggagtgaagctgctctctgctggactgggggatccacactgtaaactggagaaaTTGAA